Proteins co-encoded in one Prescottella sp. R16 genomic window:
- the rsmD gene encoding 16S rRNA (guanine(966)-N(2))-methyltransferase RsmD — protein MTRIVAGRAGGRRLKVPASGTRPTSERVREALFSSLDSRIELEGAAVLDLFAGSGALGLEALSRGAEHVLLIESDAKAAAVVRANVAAVGLPGAVVRVASVASVVAVTADREYDIVLADPPYALGEDAVTAALADLLAHGWVGEGTVVAVERSSRSPETTWPDGMRPDRVKRYGETRIEIATCYGLDS, from the coding sequence GTGACGAGAATCGTCGCCGGCCGTGCCGGTGGCCGACGTTTGAAGGTGCCCGCGAGCGGGACCCGACCGACGTCCGAACGTGTTCGGGAGGCCCTGTTCTCCTCGCTCGACAGCCGCATCGAGCTCGAGGGCGCCGCCGTACTGGACCTGTTCGCAGGTTCCGGCGCCCTCGGGCTCGAGGCGCTGTCGCGGGGTGCCGAGCACGTGCTGCTCATCGAATCCGACGCCAAGGCGGCCGCCGTCGTCAGGGCGAACGTGGCGGCTGTCGGCCTGCCCGGCGCGGTGGTGCGCGTGGCGTCTGTCGCGTCGGTCGTGGCGGTCACCGCCGACCGCGAGTACGACATCGTCCTCGCCGACCCGCCCTACGCGCTCGGGGAGGACGCGGTGACCGCGGCACTGGCCGATCTCCTCGCCCACGGCTGGGTGGGGGAGGGCACCGTCGTCGCCGTCGAACGCTCGTCCCGCTCGCCCGAGACGACGTGGCCCGACGGCATGCGCCCCGACCGGGTGAAGCGCTACGGGGAGACCAGGATCGAGATTGCCACCTGCTACGGTCTCGACTCATGA